Proteins found in one Mycobacteriales bacterium genomic segment:
- the rodA gene encoding rod shape-determining protein RodA, giving the protein MTSTTPRHAPYATRRRETVRSRALDRDSPLWRLDWTLLAAVFALVAAGAVLVWSATQESSYLKKDVINIGISLALGTVVALVDYRALRAYVPFVYLASCVGLVAVLSPLGSTINGSHSWIRLGGGFEVQPSEFAKVALIVGMAMLLGEKRDGENVPRDTDVLAVLGLAAVPLGLVLLQPDLGSVMVLVAILLGVLAISGARARWIVGLILLGIVGAFLVAHLHILKDYQLERFKAFANPTSGGSGYGYQTQQARIAIGAGGLHGTGLFQGSQTNGHFVPEQQTDFIFTVAGEELGFIGAGTLVLLTGVVLWRGLRIASQAQDMFGRLMATGVVCWLAFQSFENIGMSVGIMPLTGLPLPFVSYGGSSMFATFMAVGLLQSVHMRSRGS; this is encoded by the coding sequence ATGACGTCGACGACCCCGCGCCACGCGCCCTACGCGACCCGCCGCCGGGAGACCGTGCGCAGCCGCGCCCTCGACCGCGACTCGCCGCTGTGGCGCCTCGACTGGACGCTGCTCGCCGCGGTCTTCGCCCTGGTCGCCGCCGGTGCGGTCCTGGTCTGGTCGGCCACCCAGGAGTCGTCGTACCTGAAGAAAGACGTCATCAACATCGGCATCAGCCTCGCGCTGGGCACGGTCGTCGCGCTCGTCGACTACCGGGCCCTGCGGGCCTACGTGCCGTTCGTCTACCTCGCCTCCTGCGTGGGGCTGGTCGCCGTGCTCTCGCCCCTCGGGTCGACGATCAACGGGTCGCACTCGTGGATCCGGCTCGGCGGCGGCTTCGAGGTGCAGCCGTCGGAGTTCGCCAAAGTGGCGCTCATCGTCGGGATGGCGATGCTGCTGGGGGAGAAGCGAGACGGGGAGAACGTCCCCCGCGACACCGACGTGCTCGCCGTCCTGGGGCTCGCCGCCGTGCCCCTGGGGCTGGTCCTGCTTCAGCCGGACCTGGGCAGCGTGATGGTGCTCGTCGCGATCCTGCTCGGCGTGCTCGCGATCTCCGGCGCCCGCGCGCGGTGGATCGTCGGGCTGATCCTGCTCGGGATCGTCGGCGCCTTCCTGGTGGCGCACCTGCACATCCTGAAGGACTACCAGCTCGAGCGGTTCAAGGCGTTCGCCAACCCGACTTCGGGCGGCAGCGGCTACGGCTACCAGACCCAGCAGGCCCGCATCGCGATCGGCGCCGGCGGCCTGCACGGCACCGGGCTGTTCCAGGGCAGCCAGACCAACGGCCACTTCGTGCCCGAGCAGCAGACCGACTTCATCTTCACCGTCGCGGGGGAGGAGCTCGGCTTCATCGGCGCCGGCACCCTCGTGCTGCTGACGGGCGTCGTGCTCTGGCGCGGCCTGCGGATCGCGAGCCAGGCGCAGGACATGTTCGGCCGGCTGATGGCGACCGGCGTCGTGTGCTGGCTGGCGTTCCAGAGCTTCGAGAACATCGGCATGTCGGTCGGGATCATGCCGCTCACCGGACTGCCGCTGCCGTTCGTGTCCTACGGCGGTTCGTCGATGTTCGCCACCTTCATGGCCGTCGGGCTCCTGCAGAGCGTGCACATGCGCTCGCGAGGATCCTGA